One window from the genome of [Clostridium] celerecrescens 18A encodes:
- a CDS encoding RnfABCDGE type electron transport complex subunit G: MKNGGYMKDALILFVITLISGFLLGGAYQITKDPIEKATEAANLAAYKKVFPEAADFITDEKMEAAIETCNTELLSQNFGKVGVDNAFKAVDGSGSVQGYVITSHSDDSYSGVVQISVGLKEDGSINGIEFLAISDTPGLGLKAKEPVFKGQYAGKNQESLTVTKSGNAGDGEINAISGATITSSAVTNAVNAALYYVHNIDR; encoded by the coding sequence ATGAAAAACGGTGGATACATGAAGGACGCACTGATTTTATTTGTGATCACTCTGATTTCCGGCTTTTTGCTGGGCGGTGCTTATCAGATTACAAAGGATCCCATTGAGAAGGCAACTGAGGCGGCCAATCTGGCGGCATATAAGAAGGTATTTCCGGAAGCGGCTGATTTTATAACGGATGAAAAGATGGAAGCGGCTATAGAAACCTGCAACACAGAACTGCTTTCCCAAAATTTTGGAAAAGTCGGCGTGGACAATGCTTTTAAAGCAGTAGATGGAAGCGGGAGTGTCCAGGGTTATGTGATTACCTCTCATTCCGATGACAGCTATAGCGGAGTTGTTCAGATTTCCGTTGGTCTCAAAGAAGATGGATCCATTAACGGCATTGAATTTCTGGCGATCAGTGATACCCCGGGCCTTGGCTTAAAGGCAAAGGAGCCGGTATTTAAGGGTCAGTATGCAGGAAAAAACCAGGAATCCCTTACCGTTACTAAATCCGGCAATGCCGGTGATGGAGAGATCAATGCCATCAGCGGAGCTACTATTACATCAAGCGCAGTAACCAATGCAGTCAATGCCGCATTGTATTACGTGCACAATATTGACCGTTAG
- the rsxE gene encoding electron transport complex subunit RsxE: MNKKCMERLFNGIVKENPTFILMLGMCPTLAVTTSAVNGVGMGLSTTVVLLFSNMLISALRNIIPDRVRIPAYIVVVATLVTIVQLLLQAYVPSLYSALGIYIPLIVVNCIILGRAESYASKNGVMESTFDGIGMGLGFTIALTCIGLVRELLGSGAIFGYTFIPEDFHISIFVLAPGAFFVLSILTALQNKFKAPSATNGSVPPSKLACGGNCASCSGSSCLSNHEALQAKKKKMEEEVLAAKKEQAAKKEAEAKNAASRKDE, from the coding sequence ATGAACAAGAAATGTATGGAACGTTTATTTAACGGTATTGTAAAAGAGAACCCAACCTTCATCCTGATGCTTGGCATGTGCCCGACTCTGGCTGTTACCACGTCAGCAGTGAACGGTGTGGGCATGGGGCTTTCCACGACCGTGGTACTGCTATTTTCCAATATGCTTATTTCTGCCCTTCGTAATATCATTCCGGACCGGGTGAGAATTCCGGCCTATATCGTTGTCGTTGCGACTCTGGTTACGATTGTGCAGCTTCTTTTACAGGCCTATGTACCAAGCCTTTATTCTGCGCTTGGAATTTACATTCCTCTTATCGTTGTAAACTGTATTATTTTAGGCCGTGCAGAATCCTATGCTTCCAAGAATGGTGTCATGGAATCTACCTTTGATGGAATCGGTATGGGACTTGGTTTTACCATCGCTCTTACCTGCATCGGACTTGTCCGTGAGCTGTTAGGTTCCGGAGCTATATTTGGATATACCTTTATTCCTGAGGATTTTCATATTTCCATTTTCGTCCTCGCTCCGGGTGCGTTCTTTGTACTGTCTATTTTAACGGCCCTTCAGAATAAGTTTAAAGCACCTTCCGCAACCAACGGTTCTGTTCCCCCTTCTAAGTTAGCTTGCGGCGGTAACTGCGCTTCCTGTAGCGGCTCCTCTTGCCTGTCTAATCATGAAGCCCTTCAGGCTAAAAAGAAGAAGATGGAAGAGGAGGTACTTGCGGCAAAGAAAGAACAGGCAGCCAAAAAAGAAGCGGAAGCCAAAAACGCAGCTTCCAGAAAAGATGAATAG